In Lathyrus oleraceus cultivar Zhongwan6 chromosome 2, CAAS_Psat_ZW6_1.0, whole genome shotgun sequence, the DNA window TTAAACATTAAGGTAAATTAGAAAGGAAAACAAAGAGTATAAGCACCAACACTTCCACCATATTTATAATCCAACCTACAAATTTCCATTGATTTTACAACCCAACTGCAATTTCTGCAATCCTTATAATCCCTTCCTTCTGAATACAAATCAAACCATTTGAGGTTGGAACCATCCCATTTAAAGCTACAATAATACTTGCTCGATTTACCAATAAATCGTGGCCTGAAAACAAACGTGTATTTCTCATTAGGGTGAATTGTGTGCTCACCAAGATCTTCACCTTTTCTTTCGTAGCAATGAAGGGTTAAGTCTTTGCTATTAAGTAACCAGTTGATGGCTTCTACATGCACTTTATGGGGAAGAATCCCTGCCTCAGTTACACTTACTAGCAATAAAACAAGTGATATAGGAACAACAATTGTTATCAATATTGCTGACATGATGCATCTATTTTAAGTCTATTGTTATATCTTCACCTCAATTTATAGTCCACAAGATGGTAAACCGCGCGTTGCGGGAGgttttaacattttttatttatttaaatattgtaattattaatattttattattttcataaaatataaagatatttaatttatataattaTTTCGTATATATTTTATATAGAATGGTATTAAGGTAACTtcaaatttttatttatataaaaaagAAACTATAAAATTATGTCGACATTATTCAAAATTtcttttgttggattaaaatatATTAATTGTTTTGAATTTTGTGCTATTGTTTTTAGTTTAAGTAAAAAATGTATTTGTAGGTATCGGAAATATTTCATGTTATCGAGAAAGTGTATATTGTgtatttaatttatatattaaattttataatttaaaaaCTTAAAAATAATTCAAGTTAGTTTAAAAAGTTCAACAACTAATAAGATGATTTGCTATTAAAAAGTTTAATCACATGATTATTACTTTTTAAATATTTAGAAACCAAAATATTTCTATTTCATGATTTTTTATTTTACTAATTTGTAAATAAGGTTCAAATTAGTTACGAAAATTgatcaattaaaaaaattatcGTAGTTATTAAAATTTATTAGAAttttatatatttaatattattttttgttagccatcaattttttatttttactttttaatgATCGATTTATTTTTATGctaaataatttttaatttaataaaatagTATAGTTATTATATTTTCAGGTATTAGATTCtagaaagaagaaaaaagaaaaagaagaagtagGATAGTTATTAACATTATTATTTTAGGTCTAAAGTAAAAAGATTGAATTATATAAGAATGAGAATTGTGTTTATTTTTGATTAACTCTTCCGAGATATATAATAAGCTTTTTATAATATATttggaataaaaataaaagtgtaattgtattttattaattcataaataaaatttaaattagtTATAAAAATTGATTAACTAATAAAATTATTGTAATTATTAAATTTTGTAAGaactttaaatattttttttagtCATCAGTTTTTTATTTTTAGGTTCGAGTGATGGGTTCTTTTTGTGAAATTTTATAATTTAATAAAATAGTCTagttattatattttttttatattaaattcTATAATAAAAAGAATAGTTATTAACAAAATTATTATTAACTCTGATAGAcatttaataataatatttttgtAATGTATGTTTTTAGAATAGAAGTTAAAATATAATTGTGTAAATTTGTTATAAGATTCAATCTTAAAGATGATACATCagattttaattgatgtggtAAATATATCCTATTAGTATATCATGTGTCGTAACAAAATCCGTTGATTATTATTTTTCTCATTCATGATTATTCCTAAAATATATTAATTGTAACTTTATGCATCAtaaataatttatatatatatatatatatatatatatatatatatatatatatatatatatatatatatatatatatatatatatatatatatatatatatatatatatatatatatatatatatatatatatatatatatatatatatatatatatatatagtattCAAAATTAGATATACCTTTATAGACAAAAAAATCGTGTAAGGAAAAAGACATTTCTAGAAACT includes these proteins:
- the LOC127123072 gene encoding S-protein homolog 5, giving the protein MSAILITIVVPISLVLLLVSVTEAGILPHKVHVEAINWLLNSKDLTLHCYERKGEDLGEHTIHPNEKYTFVFRPRFIGKSSKYYCSFKWDGSNLKWFDLYSEGRDYKDCRNCSWVVKSMEICRLDYKYGGSVGAYTLCFPF